One genomic segment of Natronospira proteinivora includes these proteins:
- a CDS encoding electron transfer flavoprotein subunit beta/FixA family protein, giving the protein MKILVPIKRTIDYNIKAKVNRDGSGVVTDGVKMSINPFDEIALEEALRIKERGEAEEVIAVTIGVSGAQQQLRTALAMGADRAVHVETDELIQPPQAARILLKIREEEGTDLVIMGKQAIDDDANQTGQMLAALWERPQATFTSKLEFKDGWLKATREVDAGLETIEVELPAVVTTDLRLNEPRFVKMPDIMKAKRKPLDSKTLDEMGLDMPPVLEVQTHEPPPERKGGHKVESVDELVSELKERGVL; this is encoded by the coding sequence ATGAAAATCCTGGTTCCCATAAAACGAACCATCGACTACAACATCAAGGCCAAGGTCAATCGCGATGGCTCGGGGGTTGTCACCGATGGGGTGAAGATGAGTATCAACCCCTTCGATGAAATTGCCCTGGAGGAAGCGCTCCGCATCAAGGAGCGGGGCGAGGCCGAAGAAGTCATTGCCGTGACCATCGGTGTCAGCGGGGCCCAGCAGCAGCTGCGCACTGCGCTGGCCATGGGCGCCGACCGAGCGGTGCATGTGGAGACCGATGAACTGATTCAGCCACCCCAGGCCGCCCGCATTCTGCTCAAGATCCGAGAAGAGGAAGGCACGGATCTGGTGATCATGGGCAAGCAGGCCATTGATGACGACGCCAACCAGACCGGTCAGATGCTAGCCGCCCTCTGGGAGCGCCCCCAGGCCACTTTCACCTCCAAACTGGAATTCAAGGATGGCTGGCTCAAGGCCACCCGGGAAGTGGATGCCGGGCTGGAGACCATCGAGGTGGAACTGCCGGCCGTGGTCACCACCGACCTGCGGCTGAATGAGCCGCGTTTTGTGAAGATGCCGGACATCATGAAGGCCAAGCGCAAGCCGCTGGACAGCAAGACACTGGATGAAATGGGCCTGGACATGCCCCCGGTGCTGGAGGTTCAGACCCACGAGCCGCCCCCCGAGCGCAAGGGCGGTCACAAGGTGGAATCCGTGGATGAGCTGGTGAGTGAACTGAAAGAACGGGGGGTGTTGTAA
- a CDS encoding electron transfer flavoprotein subunit alpha/FixB family protein encodes MSRTLLIAEHDGKNLNPSTAKAVTGALAVGHPVDIAVFADDAAAIAEQAAKLSGVETVIKVERPENKHLLAATLAPQIQALAEGYSHVFMPSTTFGKDVMPRAAALLNSPQVSDIMEVLGSHQFKRPIYANNVIVTVTAPEQATVTGTIRTASFKDAKAEGKAEVSDKTLDVSLPEHTRFLDLEVHKSDRPDLQSAQRVVSGGRGVGNQENFEIIYRIADKLGAGVGASRAAVDAGFVPNDMQVGQTGKIVAPELYMCFGISGAIQHVTGIKDAGTIVAVNKDPDAPIFEIADIGLVGDLFEIIPELEKALD; translated from the coding sequence ATGAGTCGCACACTGCTGATAGCCGAACATGATGGCAAGAACCTGAATCCCTCCACCGCCAAGGCAGTGACCGGTGCCCTGGCCGTGGGTCATCCGGTGGACATTGCCGTCTTTGCCGACGATGCGGCGGCCATTGCCGAACAAGCCGCCAAGCTGTCCGGCGTGGAAACCGTCATCAAGGTGGAGCGGCCGGAGAACAAGCATCTGCTGGCCGCCACGCTGGCCCCGCAAATCCAGGCCCTGGCAGAAGGCTATAGTCATGTTTTCATGCCCTCCACCACCTTCGGCAAGGATGTGATGCCCCGGGCGGCGGCCCTGCTGAATTCGCCCCAGGTGAGTGACATCATGGAAGTGCTGGGTAGCCACCAGTTCAAGCGGCCCATCTACGCCAACAATGTGATTGTCACCGTCACCGCGCCTGAACAGGCCACGGTGACCGGCACCATCCGCACGGCCTCCTTCAAGGATGCCAAGGCGGAGGGCAAGGCCGAGGTCAGTGACAAGACCCTGGATGTGAGCCTGCCGGAACACACCCGCTTTTTGGACCTGGAAGTACACAAGAGCGATCGACCGGACCTGCAATCGGCTCAGCGGGTAGTCTCCGGTGGCCGGGGCGTGGGCAACCAGGAGAACTTCGAGATCATCTACCGCATCGCCGATAAGCTGGGCGCCGGTGTGGGCGCCTCAAGGGCGGCAGTGGATGCCGGCTTTGTGCCCAATGACATGCAGGTGGGTCAGACCGGTAAGATCGTGGCCCCGGAACTGTATATGTGCTTCGGTATCTCCGGCGCGATCCAGCATGTCACCGGCATCAAGGATGCGGGCACCATCGTGGCGGTAAACAAGGACCCGGATGCGCCGATCTTCGAGATTGCGGATATTGGCCTGGTGGGCGACCTGTTTGAGATTATTCCGGAGCTGGAAAAAGCACTGGACTAA
- a CDS encoding acetoacetate--CoA ligase: MTDPKPVWQPSEDRIAETNMARFMDHVRLEYDADVENYAGLYRWSVENSEQFWPAVWAFCGIKASQPWDEVFLPGEHMMESRWFKGSRLNFAENLLRFRDDHTAIIFRDEQGHQRTLSYRELHEEVSRLAKGLKAAGVGVGDRVAGYMPHLPETIVGMLAATSIGAIWSSCSQDFGVSGLLDRFGQIEPKVLITADGYWYNGKEIHALPRVEEAMASLPSVEQVVVVPNLSDKPDISSLTNASLLSDFAAESGGEIEFEQLPFNHPIYILFSSGTTGKPKCIVHGAGGTLIQHLKELVLHTDLKREDRFFYFTTCGWMMWNWLVSGLAVGSTVVLYDGSPFHPGPASLLRLTEEEGITVFGASAKYFSALEKAGKEPARDHDMSSLKAILSTGSPLLPENYDYIYQRMNSDICLASISGGTDIVSCFVLGNPTLPVYRGEIQCRGLGMAVAVFDDDGKPVRNQKGELVCTQSFPAMPVYFWNDEDGRRYFNAYFDRFDNVWCHGDYAELTARDTMVIYGRSDAVLNPGGVRIGTAEIYRQVEKLDEVVESIAVGQNWKEDQRVILFVVLKERVELNDELAKRIRKTIRANATPRHVPAKILQVPEIPRTVSGKIVELAVQQVIHGDTVKNKSALANPDALVHFQNRPELERD; the protein is encoded by the coding sequence ATGACAGACCCGAAACCCGTCTGGCAACCCAGCGAAGACCGCATTGCCGAGACCAATATGGCCCGTTTCATGGACCATGTACGGTTGGAATATGATGCGGATGTGGAAAACTATGCTGGACTTTATCGTTGGTCGGTGGAGAATTCAGAACAGTTTTGGCCGGCGGTCTGGGCCTTCTGTGGCATCAAGGCCTCCCAGCCTTGGGATGAGGTGTTTCTGCCCGGCGAGCACATGATGGAATCCCGCTGGTTCAAAGGCAGCCGCTTGAACTTTGCAGAGAATCTGCTGCGTTTTCGTGATGATCACACTGCCATCATCTTCCGGGATGAACAGGGTCATCAGCGGACACTGAGCTATCGGGAATTGCATGAGGAAGTCTCTAGACTGGCCAAGGGACTGAAGGCCGCCGGTGTCGGTGTCGGGGATCGAGTGGCCGGCTATATGCCCCATCTGCCGGAAACCATCGTCGGTATGTTGGCAGCCACCAGCATTGGGGCCATCTGGTCCTCCTGCTCTCAGGACTTCGGAGTCAGTGGCCTGCTGGATCGCTTCGGCCAGATCGAGCCCAAGGTACTGATTACTGCCGATGGCTACTGGTACAACGGCAAGGAAATCCATGCCCTGCCCCGAGTCGAAGAAGCCATGGCTTCCCTGCCATCGGTGGAACAGGTGGTGGTGGTACCGAATCTGTCTGACAAACCCGACATCTCGAGTCTGACAAATGCCAGCCTGCTGAGCGATTTTGCCGCCGAGTCAGGAGGTGAAATCGAGTTTGAACAACTGCCCTTCAATCACCCGATCTATATCCTTTTCTCTTCCGGGACCACCGGCAAGCCCAAATGTATTGTGCACGGTGCGGGGGGGACGCTGATCCAGCACCTCAAGGAGCTGGTCCTGCATACGGATCTCAAGCGGGAAGATCGCTTCTTCTATTTCACCACCTGTGGCTGGATGATGTGGAACTGGCTGGTCAGCGGTCTGGCCGTGGGCAGTACCGTGGTGCTTTATGACGGCTCCCCCTTCCATCCCGGACCGGCATCTTTGCTCAGACTCACCGAGGAGGAAGGCATTACCGTCTTCGGCGCCTCCGCCAAGTACTTCTCGGCCCTGGAAAAGGCCGGAAAGGAGCCAGCCCGCGACCACGACATGAGCAGTCTGAAGGCCATTCTTTCCACCGGCTCCCCCCTGCTCCCGGAGAACTACGACTATATCTACCAGCGCATGAACAGTGATATTTGCCTGGCTTCCATCTCCGGGGGGACGGATATCGTATCCTGCTTTGTGTTGGGCAATCCCACCTTGCCGGTCTATCGGGGCGAGATTCAGTGCCGTGGCCTGGGTATGGCGGTCGCCGTTTTCGATGACGATGGCAAGCCGGTGCGCAATCAGAAGGGCGAGCTGGTCTGCACCCAGAGCTTCCCTGCCATGCCGGTCTACTTCTGGAATGACGAGGATGGCCGACGCTACTTCAACGCCTATTTCGATCGCTTCGACAATGTCTGGTGCCACGGCGACTACGCCGAGCTGACCGCCCGGGATACCATGGTGATCTACGGTCGCTCGGATGCCGTTCTCAACCCGGGCGGGGTTCGCATCGGCACGGCGGAGATCTACCGCCAGGTGGAGAAACTGGATGAAGTGGTGGAATCCATCGCCGTGGGCCAGAACTGGAAGGAAGACCAGCGGGTTATTCTCTTCGTGGTCCTGAAGGAGCGAGTTGAGCTCAACGATGAGCTGGCAAAACGCATTCGCAAGACCATTCGGGCCAATGCGACCCCGCGGCATGTACCGGCCAAGATACTCCAGGTACCGGAAATCCCACGAACGGTGAGCGGCAAGATCGTTGAGCTGGCCGTGCAGCAAGTCATCCACGGGGATACGGTGAAGAACAAGTCCGCCCTGGCCAACCCGGATGCACTGGTGCATTTCCAGAATCGACCCGAGCTCGAGCGTGACTGA
- the zapE gene encoding cell division protein ZapE — protein MTETAEAKSNQQKLPGGPLARWESDLAAGFVRDEAQEKAIHALEAVYQALVNHQLPLWERFRARMGLPPRQREPVEGLYLWGGVGRGKTHLMDLFYESLPFRDKRRQHFHRFMREAHRGLKRHGDRQDPLEAVADDVARETRVLCFDEFFVSDVADAMILATLLDALFRRGVCLVATSNIPPQDLYRGGLQRQRFLPAIEALERHTRVMNVDGGVDYRLRVLEKAEIYHAPLDEAADTIMADTFQRLAPDGYQGNLSITVEGREIPARGEGDGVAWFDFETLCEGPRSQNDYIELAHEYHTILLSRIPVLKRESENAARRFIALVDEFYDRNVKLIISAQVPAESLYQGRKLEFEFQRTLSRLEEIQTREYLALPHLP, from the coding sequence GTGACTGAAACGGCCGAAGCTAAAAGCAATCAGCAAAAGCTTCCCGGCGGGCCCCTGGCCCGCTGGGAGTCGGATCTTGCGGCCGGCTTTGTCCGGGACGAGGCTCAGGAAAAGGCCATTCATGCCCTGGAGGCGGTGTATCAGGCCCTGGTGAATCATCAACTCCCTTTGTGGGAACGATTCCGGGCCCGTATGGGCTTGCCCCCCAGGCAGCGTGAACCGGTGGAAGGCCTCTACCTTTGGGGCGGGGTCGGACGCGGCAAAACCCATCTAATGGATCTGTTCTACGAGAGCCTGCCCTTCCGCGACAAACGACGCCAGCACTTCCATCGCTTCATGCGGGAAGCCCATCGAGGCCTGAAACGGCACGGCGACCGACAGGACCCCCTGGAGGCCGTAGCAGACGATGTAGCCAGGGAAACCCGGGTACTCTGTTTCGATGAGTTTTTCGTCTCGGACGTTGCGGATGCCATGATACTGGCCACGCTACTGGACGCCCTTTTCCGTCGCGGAGTCTGCCTGGTGGCTACCTCCAATATCCCACCCCAGGACCTGTATCGTGGCGGTTTGCAACGACAACGCTTCCTGCCGGCCATCGAGGCACTGGAACGGCATACGCGGGTCATGAATGTGGATGGCGGCGTGGACTATCGGCTCCGAGTACTGGAGAAGGCCGAGATCTATCACGCCCCCCTGGACGAGGCCGCAGACACCATCATGGCGGATACCTTCCAGCGGCTGGCCCCGGATGGTTACCAGGGAAATCTCAGCATCACCGTGGAAGGGCGTGAAATTCCCGCCCGGGGAGAAGGGGATGGGGTGGCCTGGTTTGACTTCGAAACACTCTGTGAAGGACCACGCAGCCAGAATGATTACATTGAGCTGGCCCACGAATACCATACAATACTGCTGTCCCGCATACCGGTACTGAAGCGAGAGAGCGAAAATGCCGCCCGACGATTTATCGCCTTGGTGGATGAATTTTATGATCGTAATGTGAAACTGATTATCTCCGCCCAAGTACCGGCGGAGTCCCTGTATCAGGGCCGCAAGCTTGAATTCGAATTCCAGCGCACTCTCAGTCGCCTGGAAGAAATACAAACAAGGGAATACCTGGCCCTACCCCATCTTCCCTGA
- a CDS encoding DUF4826 family protein — MSEEGKPKDMEQLRAWVETVCEELAKRLVSRGIMEQPVRVESRWVLPGKVIIGVAEERQADRKRMWIIGGDAVLPDAVDISVARNPRDVARHFCMRWQLSGARMATTAEKEEGAQGMIDWQAVEKRLEKQAEALHLLAEDDQAWDDIRDEPGAGKKAK, encoded by the coding sequence ATGAGTGAAGAAGGCAAACCGAAAGACATGGAGCAACTGCGGGCTTGGGTAGAAACGGTCTGCGAGGAGCTGGCCAAGCGCCTGGTGAGTCGAGGCATCATGGAGCAGCCCGTTCGGGTGGAAAGCCGGTGGGTATTACCAGGAAAGGTTATTATCGGTGTGGCAGAAGAACGTCAAGCAGACCGTAAACGAATGTGGATCATTGGTGGTGATGCGGTCTTGCCCGATGCCGTCGACATCTCTGTGGCCCGCAATCCACGGGATGTAGCCCGTCATTTCTGCATGCGCTGGCAGCTTTCCGGGGCGCGGATGGCCACCACCGCTGAGAAAGAAGAAGGTGCACAGGGCATGATTGACTGGCAGGCTGTAGAAAAACGGCTGGAAAAACAGGCGGAGGCACTCCACCTTCTCGCGGAGGATGATCAAGCCTGGGATGACATCAGAGATGAACCCGGGGCCGGGAAAAAGGCCAAATAA
- a CDS encoding acyl-CoA dehydrogenase, translated as MLEWLDTQAFWWVAIAAFLLAAAFFSLSRWIWAPLVAVAVAGLVVLSPAGPVSLSLAAVLAGLPVLLAVVGPLRRLVLTRPMMAFYRRAMPEISETERAALEAGSTWWDAELFTGRPDWARLLSFPAATLSEEEQAFLEGPTERLCAMLDDYRIDNIERDLPQAAWDLIKNERFFGMVIPKEYGGLGFSQYGHAAVVMKIASRSISAALTVMIPNSVGPAKLLLKYGSKAQKQYYIPRLARAEEIPCFALTSADAGSDAGSLQDTGVICRGSVDGKEDVLGIRLNFDKRYITLGPVATLLGVAFRLQDPDGLLGDKAELGITLALVPASSPGVETGRRHDPNQMSFLNGPVRGKDVFVPLDNVIGGHDFVGHGWRMLMESLTDGRAISLPALSTATAKTSLRLASAYARVREQFGVAIADFEGIQEKLGRLAGNNYAMDAARLVTLAALDEGHKPSVISAIMKYNMTERAREAVNDAVEIHGGAGVCLGPKNPLGQLQRFPNIGITVEGHNILTRTLITFGQGAIRCHPHLLDELNAVQGQVEGAPVKAFDKALMGHLGHALGNGVRSLVFGVSNGRFSRLPSGVPRSLKPYYRRLNRASASFAIISDLLLLSYRGGLKRKEQLAGRMADAVSQLYLASTALKHAHDRGYPEETSEALRWTLEDSLYRIHDSFLSLSHNVGGMTGWLIRRLAFPVGRRWRAVPDARVRRLASAVSIPGASRDSLTEGMYRPEEGNGERIDELDRAMVAMVESSPLRRKLRKALRKGQISADPGNYSGLLKAAVEAEVLQETDAQRLESVEALRAQAIAVDEFDQLGYFVEEGGRTSGMG; from the coding sequence ATGCTCGAGTGGTTGGATACCCAGGCCTTTTGGTGGGTGGCGATTGCTGCTTTCTTGCTCGCTGCTGCTTTCTTTTCCCTCTCCCGCTGGATCTGGGCTCCGCTGGTGGCAGTTGCTGTGGCCGGGTTGGTGGTCCTGTCACCGGCCGGCCCCGTGAGCCTGTCCCTGGCGGCTGTGCTGGCCGGTCTGCCGGTCTTGTTGGCGGTGGTGGGTCCTTTGCGGCGTCTGGTGCTTACCCGCCCCATGATGGCTTTCTATCGTCGCGCCATGCCCGAGATTTCCGAGACCGAGCGTGCCGCCCTGGAAGCCGGTTCCACCTGGTGGGATGCGGAGCTCTTTACCGGCCGGCCCGACTGGGCACGGCTGCTTTCCTTTCCGGCTGCCACCTTGAGTGAGGAAGAACAGGCCTTTCTGGAGGGGCCCACCGAACGCCTCTGCGCCATGCTGGATGATTACCGTATCGACAATATCGAGCGGGATCTGCCCCAGGCAGCCTGGGATCTGATCAAGAACGAGCGTTTCTTCGGCATGGTTATCCCCAAGGAATACGGGGGGCTGGGCTTCTCCCAGTATGGCCATGCGGCGGTGGTGATGAAGATTGCCAGTCGCAGTATCAGTGCGGCCCTGACGGTGATGATCCCCAATTCCGTGGGCCCGGCCAAGCTGCTGCTCAAATACGGCAGCAAGGCCCAGAAGCAATATTATATACCCCGCCTGGCCCGCGCCGAGGAGATTCCCTGCTTTGCCTTGACCAGCGCCGATGCCGGCAGTGATGCCGGTTCCCTGCAGGATACCGGTGTCATCTGTCGTGGCAGCGTGGATGGAAAGGAAGACGTACTGGGTATACGCCTTAACTTTGACAAGCGCTATATCACCCTGGGCCCCGTGGCCACCTTGCTGGGCGTGGCTTTTCGCCTTCAGGATCCAGACGGCTTGTTGGGAGACAAGGCTGAACTGGGTATTACCCTGGCGCTGGTCCCTGCTTCAAGCCCGGGCGTGGAGACCGGCCGTCGTCATGATCCCAACCAGATGTCCTTTCTCAACGGCCCCGTTCGCGGCAAGGATGTCTTTGTGCCCCTGGATAACGTGATTGGCGGCCATGATTTTGTGGGTCATGGCTGGCGCATGCTGATGGAGAGTCTCACCGACGGCCGCGCCATTTCCCTGCCAGCTCTGAGTACCGCCACTGCCAAGACCAGCCTGCGCCTGGCCAGTGCCTATGCCCGGGTCCGCGAACAGTTCGGTGTGGCCATCGCCGATTTCGAGGGTATTCAGGAAAAGCTGGGGCGCCTGGCCGGCAATAATTACGCCATGGACGCGGCCCGTCTGGTCACACTGGCGGCCCTGGATGAAGGCCATAAACCGTCCGTGATCTCGGCCATCATGAAGTACAACATGACCGAGCGAGCGCGGGAAGCAGTGAATGATGCGGTGGAGATTCATGGCGGCGCCGGTGTCTGCCTGGGCCCGAAGAATCCCTTGGGCCAACTCCAGCGTTTCCCCAATATCGGAATCACCGTGGAAGGTCACAATATCCTCACCCGGACCCTGATTACCTTTGGGCAAGGGGCCATCCGTTGCCATCCCCATTTGCTGGATGAGCTGAACGCCGTGCAGGGACAGGTGGAAGGTGCCCCTGTGAAGGCCTTTGATAAGGCACTTATGGGGCATCTTGGTCATGCTCTAGGGAATGGCGTTAGATCCCTGGTGTTTGGTGTGAGCAATGGCCGGTTTAGTCGGCTTCCGTCCGGCGTGCCCCGTTCGTTGAAGCCTTACTACCGTCGTTTGAACCGGGCCTCTGCCAGCTTCGCCATCATCTCGGATTTGCTGCTGTTGAGCTATCGGGGCGGACTCAAGCGGAAGGAGCAATTGGCCGGGCGCATGGCGGATGCCGTCAGCCAGTTGTATCTGGCTTCCACTGCCCTCAAGCATGCCCATGATCGTGGCTATCCCGAGGAGACCAGCGAGGCACTGCGCTGGACTCTGGAAGATAGTCTATATCGTATCCATGACTCTTTTCTCAGCCTGTCCCATAACGTAGGTGGCATGACGGGGTGGTTGATCCGCCGTCTGGCTTTCCCCGTGGGTCGTCGCTGGCGTGCCGTACCCGATGCCCGGGTTCGGCGTCTTGCCTCGGCGGTGAGTATTCCTGGTGCCAGTCGGGACAGCCTGACCGAAGGCATGTATCGTCCCGAGGAAGGCAACGGTGAACGCATCGATGAGCTGGACCGCGCCATGGTCGCCATGGTGGAAAGCAGTCCGCTACGGCGCAAGCTCAGGAAGGCATTGCGCAAGGGGCAGATCAGTGCAGATCCCGGGAATTACAGTGGCCTTTTGAAGGCGGCTGTCGAGGCGGAAGTCTTGCAGGAGACCGATGCCCAGAGACTGGAGTCGGTGGAGGCCTTGAGGGCCCAGGCCATTGCGGTGGATGAGTTTGATCAGCTCGGCTATTTCGTGGAAGAAGGGGGCCGGACTTCCGGCATGGGATAA